Proteins from a genomic interval of Rubinisphaera italica:
- the efp gene encoding elongation factor P yields the protein MPQINTADFKRGVKIIIEGDPYDILECNFVKPGKGQALYKTKLRNLLKGTMLDRTYKSGDSMEEADIRRGKGSYSYRDGNSYYFLDNETFEQYALPTESIDKYMQFLMEGTEVELMFWNNQLISMVPPQHVVLEVTYTEPAARGNTATNVTKGATVETGVEVQVPAFIEAGNKVKVDVESGSYVERVNI from the coding sequence ATGCCGCAGATTAATACCGCCGATTTCAAAAGAGGCGTCAAAATCATCATCGAAGGAGATCCCTACGATATCCTGGAATGCAACTTCGTGAAGCCGGGAAAAGGTCAGGCACTGTACAAAACGAAACTTCGCAATCTGCTCAAAGGGACGATGCTCGACCGCACTTACAAAAGCGGCGACAGCATGGAAGAAGCCGACATCCGCCGGGGCAAGGGCTCCTATTCGTATCGCGATGGCAATAGTTACTACTTCCTGGATAATGAAACTTTCGAGCAATACGCCTTGCCGACAGAAAGTATCGATAAATACATGCAGTTCCTCATGGAAGGGACCGAAGTCGAGTTGATGTTCTGGAACAATCAGCTGATTTCAATGGTTCCACCTCAGCATGTGGTTCTCGAAGTGACCTACACCGAACCAGCCGCCCGCGGCAACACGGCGACAAACGTCACCAAAGGGGCAACGGTCGAAACCGGAGTCGAAGTTCAAGTCCCGGCTTTTATTGAAGCCGGCAACAAAGTGAAAGTCGACGTCGAATCAGGATCCTACGTCGAACGTGTGAACATCTAA